Proteins found in one Choloepus didactylus isolate mChoDid1 chromosome 3, mChoDid1.pri, whole genome shotgun sequence genomic segment:
- the LOC119530232 gene encoding histone H3-4-like produces the protein MGGRRGLRLGLWVEENSLNLNSPVGKPHANNWPTRLHRKVPPLPLDEKTPLLQSGTIALREIHLYQKSTELLIWKMLFQRLVREITQDIKTDLRFQNEATGVLYEASEVYLMSLFEDTNLCAIQDECEVTVHRPQ, from the exons ATGGGTGGAAGAAGAGGCCTAAGACTTGGGCTTTGGGTAGAAGAAAATAGCCTTAACCTAAATTCACCAGTGGGAAAGCCCCATGCAAACAACTGGCCAACAAGGTTGCACAGAAAAGTGCCCCCTCTACCGCTGGATGAAAAAACCCCATTGTTACAGTCCGGAACCATTGCCCTTCGAGAAATTCATCTTTACCAGAAGTCAACAGAGCTTCTGATCTGGAAGATGCTTTTCCAGAGGTTGGTGAGGGAAATCACCCAGGATATCAAAACTGACTTGAGGTTTCAGAATGAGGCCACTGGTGTGCTGTATGAGGCCAGTGAAGTGTACCTCATGAGTTTGTTTGAAGATACCAATCTGTGTGCCATCCAG GATGAATGTGAAGTGACTGTCCACAGACCTCAGTGA